A window of Vibrio ishigakensis contains these coding sequences:
- a CDS encoding DUF2799 domain-containing protein, which produces MRQLKLGLVMALSGLLMACASTDTELAQRGDWESIGYQDGVKGSMPRSYSKLNDLGEANVGAYEQGYTRGVAEYCNPNFAYQMGLSGQYYEGACEGREDAQKFRMEWQRGWNERE; this is translated from the coding sequence ATGAGGCAGTTAAAACTAGGGTTGGTAATGGCTTTGAGCGGTTTGTTGATGGCATGTGCAAGCACAGATACAGAGCTTGCACAAAGGGGTGACTGGGAAAGCATCGGCTATCAAGATGGCGTTAAAGGTAGCATGCCGAGAAGCTACTCAAAGCTTAATGATTTGGGTGAAGCCAATGTGGGGGCCTATGAGCAAGGCTACACCCGAGGCGTAGCTGAATATTGCAATCCAAACTTTGCTTATCAGATGGGATTATCTGGCCAATATTACGAGGGTGCCTGTGAAGGGCGAGAAGATGCCCAGAAGTTTCGTATGGAATGGCAACGTGGCTGGAACGAACGCGAATAA
- a CDS encoding sodium:solute symporter, whose product MNSLFTTLDWAVFAVYFAVIAYTGWHFSRVKITSTKDYFLGGNAMPMWVVAVSVLATSQSAATFLGGPESSYRGNLTYLATNIGAILGALFVAWVLIPRFYQNKVSTVYELLKVRFGEKTKQRAGFMYLVGRVFASGSRLYMAAIAVSMILFTNIEPSSVISSVVILVVVGLAYTYMGGIRSVIWSDLIQLVVYVGAAVAVIIYLLGQIPADMGQIVHALQNPGNEQVSKLTLFDFSLDFSPAGTFSFWACITGFVLLNIGAFGLDQDMTQRVLTCKDAKQGSRAMINSIIFSIPVVLIFMTIGLLLYIFYQRPELMGVKGQEVVQSFNGENVTIFMYYVLNEMPAGLRGLVTVGVVAAALSTLNSGLNSMSSVAIQDIYKPWKEARHGEQEDFHYVKAGRFGMAGAAIALGSMGILCFYWQQYTDMPLLSFALSVMVFAYTGLLGVYFTAIFTDRGSESSVLMALIAGFLTTLLLQAYVWDVVMGVINPEWVGVRLAFPYQLCIGTFVSLGVCLMGKKQTQEQSKLQEA is encoded by the coding sequence ATGAATTCACTCTTTACCACTCTCGATTGGGCAGTATTTGCAGTCTACTTTGCTGTTATTGCCTACACGGGCTGGCACTTTAGCCGTGTCAAAATTACCTCAACTAAGGATTACTTTCTCGGTGGCAACGCTATGCCAATGTGGGTAGTTGCCGTATCAGTGCTAGCAACCTCGCAATCAGCTGCAACCTTTCTCGGTGGCCCTGAATCTAGCTACAGAGGCAACCTCACCTACCTTGCTACCAATATCGGTGCCATCTTAGGCGCTCTGTTTGTGGCCTGGGTGCTTATCCCTCGCTTTTATCAGAACAAGGTCTCTACCGTATATGAGCTGCTAAAGGTACGCTTTGGTGAGAAGACCAAACAAAGAGCGGGTTTTATGTACCTAGTGGGTCGCGTATTTGCTTCAGGCTCTCGCTTGTATATGGCCGCCATCGCAGTCTCTATGATTCTATTTACCAACATAGAGCCATCTAGCGTTATCTCTTCTGTGGTTATCCTGGTTGTAGTGGGACTGGCTTATACCTACATGGGCGGCATTCGCTCAGTCATCTGGAGTGATCTTATTCAGCTTGTGGTCTACGTGGGAGCTGCGGTTGCGGTAATCATCTATCTACTTGGCCAAATCCCAGCGGATATGGGACAGATAGTGCATGCACTGCAAAATCCGGGTAACGAGCAGGTTTCTAAACTGACCCTATTCGATTTCAGCCTAGACTTTTCTCCTGCGGGTACCTTCAGCTTCTGGGCATGCATTACCGGCTTTGTACTGCTGAACATAGGCGCCTTCGGTCTGGATCAAGACATGACACAGCGTGTGTTGACCTGTAAAGACGCCAAGCAAGGCTCCCGCGCAATGATCAACTCCATTATCTTCTCTATCCCTGTGGTGCTTATCTTTATGACCATAGGCCTGCTGCTGTATATCTTTTATCAGCGTCCAGAATTGATGGGAGTAAAAGGGCAAGAGGTAGTGCAGAGCTTTAACGGCGAGAATGTCACCATCTTCATGTACTACGTATTAAACGAAATGCCAGCAGGTCTGCGTGGCCTGGTTACTGTGGGCGTGGTTGCCGCTGCGCTATCTACTCTAAACTCAGGCCTAAACTCCATGTCTTCAGTAGCGATTCAAGACATCTATAAACCATGGAAAGAAGCGCGCCATGGCGAACAAGAAGACTTCCACTACGTGAAAGCTGGTCGCTTTGGTATGGCGGGGGCTGCGATAGCACTAGGTAGCATGGGTATTCTCTGCTTCTACTGGCAGCAATATACAGATATGCCATTACTATCTTTTGCACTGAGCGTGATGGTGTTTGCTTATACTGGTCTGCTTGGCGTGTACTTCACGGCTATCTTCACCGACCGTGGCAGTGAGTCGTCGGTACTAATGGCACTTATCGCGGGCTTCCTCACTACGCTGCTTCTTCAGGCTTACGTTTGGGATGTGGTAATGGGGGTTATCAACCCTGAATGGGTTGGGGTTCGCCTAGCCTTCCCATACCAACTTTGTATCGGTACCTTTGTCTCTCTTGGCGTATGCTTAATGGGTAAGAAACAAACCCAAGAGCAGAGCAAACTGCAAGAAGCCTAA
- a CDS encoding anhydro-N-acetylmuramic acid kinase, with the protein MNKELYIGVMSGTSLDGVDTALVEIEDGKIHLLESHDHPIPASLKQRLLDICIGQATNLVEIGEIDHLLGKLYAEAVNALLEKANCTKESIAAIGNHGQTVFHKPSGNAPFTMQLGDANIIATLTGIDTIADFRRKDMALGGQGAPLVPAFHQSIFESKQSSVVVLNIGGISNISVLRPNQKVIGYDTGPGNMLMDAWCLRHTDQAFDKDAIFAMQGEVNGPLLDELMQEPYLTLQAPKSTGRELFNLPWLDAILAKHDAPEQDVQHTLCEYTALTIANEVNRYQVGSQPELLVCGGGAYNPLLMQRLCQLLPDWAVMPTDEKGVDSNNMEAMAFAWLAYRRIHNLPSNLPEVTGASKPASLGVMYFAEK; encoded by the coding sequence ATGAATAAAGAGCTTTATATCGGCGTAATGTCCGGCACTAGCCTCGATGGTGTGGATACCGCTTTGGTGGAGATTGAAGATGGTAAGATTCATCTACTTGAGTCTCATGACCACCCTATTCCAGCGTCACTTAAACAGCGGTTACTGGATATCTGTATCGGTCAGGCAACCAACCTTGTGGAAATTGGTGAGATAGACCACCTGCTCGGAAAGCTTTACGCCGAAGCGGTTAATGCTCTACTAGAAAAGGCTAACTGCACAAAGGAAAGCATTGCGGCTATCGGTAACCATGGCCAGACCGTGTTCCATAAGCCAAGCGGTAACGCGCCATTTACCATGCAGTTGGGTGATGCCAATATCATTGCTACCCTAACAGGCATAGATACCATAGCCGATTTTAGACGTAAGGATATGGCACTCGGGGGGCAAGGTGCACCACTCGTACCTGCGTTTCATCAGTCTATCTTTGAATCAAAACAGTCGAGTGTGGTGGTGCTGAATATTGGTGGTATCTCTAACATCTCGGTATTGCGCCCCAACCAAAAGGTCATCGGCTATGATACTGGTCCAGGCAATATGCTGATGGATGCTTGGTGTCTGCGTCACACTGACCAAGCTTTTGATAAGGATGCTATTTTTGCCATGCAAGGCGAGGTTAACGGACCTCTTCTCGATGAGTTAATGCAAGAGCCATATCTCACCTTGCAAGCACCAAAGAGCACAGGCCGCGAACTGTTTAACCTGCCTTGGCTCGATGCCATTTTGGCCAAGCATGATGCCCCAGAGCAAGACGTGCAACACACCCTTTGCGAATATACAGCGCTGACCATAGCCAATGAAGTCAACAGGTATCAAGTGGGCAGTCAACCTGAGCTACTTGTCTGTGGTGGCGGCGCTTATAACCCCCTCTTGATGCAGCGCCTTTGCCAGTTACTGCCTGATTGGGCGGTAATGCCAACCGATGAGAAAGGCGTCGACAGTAACAATATGGAAGCGATGGCCTTTGCTTGGCTCGCCTATCGCCGCATTCACAACCTGCCAAGCAACCTGCCAGAAGTCACCGGAGCGAGCAAACCCGCGTCGCTCGGTGTGATGTACTTTGCTGAGAAATAA
- a CDS encoding carbon starvation CstA family protein — MMWFLTCVAALVAGYFIYGAVVEKIFGINENRQTPAHTKADGVDYVPMSTKKVYLVQLLNIAGVGPIFGPIMGALYGPAAMLWIVLGCIFAGAVHDYFSGMLSVRNGGASVPTLTGRYLGNGAKHFMNIFAIVLLLLVGVVFVSAPAGMITNLINDQTDFTVTMTAMVGIIFTYYIIATIVPVDKIIGRFYPLFGALLIFMSVGLISAVAFSDSHTVMGNFEVSDMFTNMNPNDLPLWPALFITIACGAISGFHATQSPLMARCMENEKNGRFVFYGAMIGEGIIALIWCALALSFFGSVEALADVVANGGPGKVVYDSSFGLLGVAGGIIAFLGVVILPITSGDTAFRSSRLILAEYFNLEQKSMRNRLMMALPLFVIGGILTQVDFGVIWRYFGFANQTTAVMMLWTASAYLLRHNKFHWITTVPAMFMTTVCITFILNNATLGFGLSMPVSTISGVIAMLLITATVIKKSAGKGESELPGDEQDSKPATETA; from the coding sequence ATGATGTGGTTTTTAACTTGTGTAGCAGCCCTAGTTGCCGGCTACTTCATCTATGGCGCAGTGGTAGAAAAGATTTTCGGTATTAACGAAAACCGTCAAACTCCAGCGCACACTAAAGCGGACGGCGTGGACTATGTTCCAATGTCGACCAAAAAAGTTTACCTAGTTCAACTGCTGAACATCGCAGGTGTAGGTCCAATCTTCGGTCCTATCATGGGTGCACTATACGGCCCAGCAGCTATGCTGTGGATCGTACTAGGTTGTATCTTCGCAGGTGCGGTGCACGATTACTTCTCTGGTATGCTTTCAGTGCGTAACGGCGGTGCTTCGGTACCTACACTAACAGGTCGCTACCTGGGCAATGGCGCTAAACACTTTATGAACATCTTTGCCATTGTTCTTCTGCTTCTTGTAGGTGTGGTATTCGTTTCTGCTCCAGCAGGTATGATCACTAACCTAATCAACGACCAGACTGATTTCACTGTAACCATGACGGCTATGGTTGGCATCATCTTTACCTACTACATCATCGCGACTATCGTGCCAGTAGATAAGATCATCGGCCGCTTCTACCCACTATTTGGCGCACTACTGATCTTCATGTCTGTAGGCCTTATCTCAGCGGTAGCATTCTCTGATTCTCACACAGTTATGGGCAACTTCGAAGTGAGCGACATGTTCACTAACATGAACCCTAACGACCTGCCTCTATGGCCTGCCCTATTCATCACTATCGCATGTGGTGCTATCTCTGGCTTCCACGCAACTCAGTCTCCACTAATGGCGCGTTGCATGGAAAACGAGAAAAACGGTCGCTTCGTATTCTACGGCGCAATGATCGGTGAAGGTATCATCGCTCTAATCTGGTGTGCTCTAGCGTTGTCTTTCTTCGGCTCAGTTGAAGCACTAGCAGACGTAGTAGCTAACGGTGGTCCAGGTAAGGTTGTATATGACTCATCATTCGGTCTACTGGGTGTAGCTGGCGGTATCATCGCGTTCCTAGGTGTAGTTATCCTACCTATCACTTCTGGTGACACTGCGTTCCGTTCAAGCCGTCTAATCCTGGCTGAGTACTTCAACCTAGAACAGAAATCTATGCGTAACCGCCTGATGATGGCTCTACCACTGTTCGTTATCGGTGGCATCCTGACTCAAGTAGACTTCGGTGTAATCTGGCGCTACTTCGGCTTCGCTAACCAAACAACTGCTGTAATGATGCTGTGGACTGCATCGGCTTACCTACTACGCCACAACAAGTTCCACTGGATTACTACAGTACCAGCAATGTTCATGACTACAGTATGTATTACCTTCATCCTGAACAACGCAACTCTTGGCTTCGGTCTAAGCATGCCTGTATCTACCATCTCTGGTGTGATTGCGATGCTTCTAATCACTGCAACTGTTATCAAGAAGTCAGCAGGTAAAGGCGAGTCAGAACTGCCAGGTGACGAGCAAGACTCTAAGCCAGCAACTGAAACCGCTTAA
- the nagZ gene encoding beta-N-acetylhexosaminidase — MGPLWLDVEGYEIDAEEKEILQHPSVGGVILFARNYHDNRQLQALTESIRKAAKRPILIGVDQEGGRVQRFKEGFTIIPPAQSFASQKNGAQLAEHAGWVMATEIIAHDIDLSFAPVLDAGHQSLAIGSRAFGEDLDTVIKHSSAYINGMKQAGMATTGKHFPGHGGIVADSHKETPVDERQDIFERDMAIFKAQIDAGLLDAMMPAHIIYPHYDSQPASGSEYWLKKVLRDQLNFQGLVFSDDLNMEGASFMGGAAERAQQSLNAGCDMVLMCNNRKGAVEILDNLEVTQVFNAKLLAKKKSFSLDELRSSSEWKQATDALARMELN, encoded by the coding sequence ATGGGACCTTTGTGGCTGGATGTAGAAGGCTATGAGATAGATGCAGAAGAGAAAGAAATCTTGCAGCATCCATCGGTAGGCGGGGTAATACTGTTTGCTCGAAACTATCATGACAATCGTCAGCTTCAAGCGCTAACCGAATCTATTCGAAAGGCAGCCAAGCGACCTATCTTGATCGGTGTAGACCAAGAAGGTGGTCGAGTTCAGCGCTTTAAGGAGGGCTTTACCATAATTCCGCCGGCGCAGAGCTTTGCTTCACAAAAAAATGGCGCGCAGCTAGCTGAGCATGCAGGTTGGGTAATGGCAACCGAGATCATCGCCCATGATATCGACCTTAGCTTTGCTCCTGTCCTAGATGCTGGCCATCAAAGCCTTGCTATCGGCTCTCGCGCATTTGGCGAGGATTTGGATACCGTTATCAAACACAGCAGTGCTTACATTAACGGTATGAAGCAAGCGGGTATGGCGACCACGGGTAAACACTTCCCTGGTCATGGTGGCATAGTGGCTGACTCACACAAAGAGACGCCAGTGGATGAGCGTCAAGATATCTTCGAACGAGACATGGCTATCTTTAAGGCTCAGATAGACGCTGGTCTGCTGGATGCCATGATGCCAGCGCATATTATCTATCCCCATTATGATTCACAGCCAGCCAGTGGTTCGGAGTATTGGCTGAAGAAGGTGCTTCGCGATCAGCTTAACTTCCAAGGATTGGTATTTTCTGATGACCTGAATATGGAAGGAGCCAGCTTTATGGGCGGGGCGGCAGAGCGTGCGCAGCAATCGCTGAACGCCGGCTGTGATATGGTATTGATGTGCAACAACCGAAAGGGAGCGGTAGAGATTCTAGATAATCTAGAGGTGACCCAGGTATTCAATGCCAAGTTGCTCGCCAAGAAAAAGAGCTTCAGCCTAGATGAGCTACGCTCTTCCTCTGAGTGGAAACAGGCAACCGATGCCTTAGCGCGAATGGAGCTTAACTAA
- a CDS encoding BadF/BadG/BcrA/BcrD ATPase family protein, translating into MITHLLAIDGGGTKTALRLTSKEAHTAGPFITLTFGPSSLTQQGLDGIETIKQAILDVLNSYGLKSEQVAITVGVAGAGNPLMRQELESALAVFPYATVTTDAHISLIGANLGKPVNAIAIGTGSVATRLEESGHTQVFGGWGFPIGDEGGGAWLGQQATRALIDSMDTGIWTPIGQKLRKLIGGERSAVLQWLKTATATDFASFASFAPLVIESAQQQCSASQAILLEAKQEVDKLVTKCCADNELPIVFLGSLGQYYQTHLASEWQQRRIEPRGDALDGGILLALQQVEKIYE; encoded by the coding sequence ATGATAACCCACCTTCTTGCCATCGACGGGGGCGGCACTAAAACCGCCCTACGTCTAACATCAAAAGAAGCCCATACGGCGGGCCCGTTTATCACCTTAACGTTTGGCCCGTCGTCCCTTACTCAGCAAGGTTTAGATGGAATTGAGACCATCAAGCAAGCAATCTTAGATGTCCTGAATAGCTATGGGCTAAAATCCGAGCAGGTCGCTATTACTGTAGGCGTTGCTGGTGCGGGGAATCCACTGATGAGACAGGAGCTAGAAAGTGCACTAGCCGTATTTCCTTATGCCACAGTGACCACAGATGCCCATATCTCGCTCATTGGGGCAAATCTAGGAAAACCAGTAAATGCCATTGCTATAGGTACAGGTTCCGTTGCAACTAGGTTAGAGGAAAGCGGACACACTCAAGTATTCGGTGGTTGGGGCTTTCCCATTGGCGATGAAGGCGGAGGTGCATGGCTTGGCCAACAAGCAACTCGAGCACTAATAGACTCTATGGATACTGGCATTTGGACACCCATAGGCCAAAAACTCCGTAAGCTGATCGGCGGTGAACGCAGCGCTGTTTTACAATGGCTAAAAACGGCGACTGCTACTGACTTTGCGAGCTTTGCGAGCTTTGCACCCCTGGTCATAGAAAGTGCACAACAGCAATGCTCGGCAAGCCAAGCGATTCTTCTTGAGGCAAAGCAAGAGGTTGATAAGCTAGTTACTAAATGCTGTGCAGACAATGAGTTACCTATCGTGTTCCTTGGTAGCTTGGGACAATATTACCAAACACACCTTGCTTCAGAATGGCAGCAGAGAAGAATTGAACCTAGAGGAGATGCCCTAGACGGCGGGATCCTTCTCGCATTGCAACAGGTAGAAAAAATCTATGAATAA
- the btsR gene encoding two-component system response regulator BtsR, translating to MNIDKLKAIVIDDEPFAREELVELLEQTGCIEVLDQAGNAIHGLQKINALKPDVVFLDIEMPQVTGIELLSMLDPDTMPAVVFVTAYDQYALQAFEDNAFDYLLKPVEPTRLDKTVCRLVKAFKKQEVNQDFSAITRELEHVPCIGHNRIMLVPIADIEVAFSDLSGVSIQTSERTATSQLTLKVIEEKTHLIRCHRQYLVNPKAIREIKLLEQGLAEIVTQSGHNAPVSRRYLKVLKEKLGFS from the coding sequence ATGAACATAGACAAACTGAAAGCCATAGTTATCGACGACGAACCCTTTGCCCGAGAAGAGCTGGTTGAGCTTCTCGAACAGACAGGGTGCATAGAAGTGCTGGATCAAGCAGGGAATGCCATTCATGGCCTGCAGAAGATCAATGCGCTCAAACCCGATGTGGTTTTTCTCGATATCGAAATGCCTCAAGTCACCGGCATTGAGCTTTTGAGTATGTTGGATCCCGACACCATGCCAGCTGTGGTGTTCGTGACCGCTTATGATCAATATGCGCTACAAGCATTCGAAGACAACGCCTTTGATTATCTGCTAAAGCCAGTGGAACCTACTCGTCTGGATAAAACCGTCTGTCGTTTAGTAAAAGCGTTTAAAAAACAGGAAGTAAATCAGGATTTTTCCGCCATCACGCGTGAGCTAGAGCATGTACCTTGTATCGGTCATAACCGCATCATGCTAGTGCCGATCGCCGATATCGAGGTGGCCTTTAGCGATCTCAGTGGAGTATCCATCCAAACCTCAGAGCGCACCGCCACCAGCCAGTTAACTCTTAAGGTTATTGAGGAGAAAACGCACCTGATACGTTGTCATAGGCAATACTTGGTAAACCCTAAGGCCATCCGTGAGATCAAATTGCTAGAGCAAGGGCTAGCAGAGATAGTAACCCAAAGCGGTCACAATGCGCCGGTGAGCCGGCGCTACCTAAAGGTGCTTAAAGAGAAGCTGGGATTTAGTTAA
- a CDS encoding MurR/RpiR family transcriptional regulator encodes MKGIERIKALLPQLSPSDSLIARFLLEYPEQVKSLSSPKLAKAIGVSQSAVVKFSQKVGFSGFSELKLKLYEGELSYQPSSRKAIHGSISRSDDTSVVMAKLLASKQDSLERTIVLNDDDKLQEATNLLHLADKIQIAGVGASSLVAKDLSYKLMKIGHAVHCEHDAHIQIANAAVLGENDVLVALSYSGRSQEILRIADAAKSRHAKVVTISKLAPTPLDKYSDIKLTTAADEEHIRSSSITARDSQLLITDLLFIALTQLEESADQLIEQSKSAVAALKQ; translated from the coding sequence ATGAAAGGGATAGAGAGAATCAAGGCGCTGTTACCTCAGCTTTCACCATCCGACAGTCTGATCGCTCGATTCCTTTTGGAATACCCTGAGCAGGTGAAGTCTCTTTCGTCACCAAAACTGGCTAAGGCGATTGGAGTGAGTCAGTCGGCAGTGGTTAAATTTAGTCAGAAGGTGGGCTTTTCTGGCTTTTCTGAATTAAAGCTGAAGCTGTATGAAGGAGAGCTTAGTTATCAGCCTAGCTCGCGAAAGGCAATTCATGGCTCGATATCTCGCAGTGACGATACTTCCGTGGTCATGGCAAAGCTGTTGGCCAGCAAACAAGATTCCCTTGAGCGCACTATAGTGCTCAATGACGATGATAAGCTTCAGGAAGCGACAAACCTGTTGCATCTAGCAGACAAGATCCAAATAGCTGGTGTTGGTGCATCATCCTTGGTGGCTAAAGACCTTAGCTACAAGTTGATGAAGATAGGGCATGCAGTTCATTGTGAGCATGATGCTCATATCCAAATAGCGAATGCGGCTGTGCTTGGTGAGAATGATGTGCTGGTAGCTCTTTCTTATTCTGGAAGAAGCCAAGAGATATTACGCATCGCTGACGCGGCTAAGAGTCGCCATGCTAAGGTGGTAACCATTTCTAAGTTGGCCCCAACGCCTCTCGACAAGTATTCGGATATCAAGCTCACCACAGCGGCTGATGAAGAGCATATACGTAGCTCATCCATTACCGCTCGAGATAGCCAACTCTTGATAACTGACCTGCTGTTTATTGCGCTCACGCAACTCGAAGAGAGCGCAGACCAACTAATTGAACAAAGCAAATCCGCAGTTGCGGCATTAAAACAATAA
- the murQ gene encoding N-acetylmuramic acid 6-phosphate etherase, which produces MSNDALITALSHLVSEGRNPDTMDIDLLPSLEIVKRINQQDKLVPLAVEKVLPEIAQAVDKITEAFKVGGRLVYMGAGTSGRLGILDASECPPTFGVSSEMVVGLIAGGPEAILKAKEGAEDSPELGIADLKAINFCDKDVLVGIAASGRTPYVIGGLEYANQIGATSVSLSCNPDSAIAEVAKIAISPVVGPEALTGSTRLKSGTAQKLVLNMLTTASMIRLGKSYQNLMVDVKATNEKLVARAARIVMQATECDKELATSTLEQTDYDVKLAILVILTGMDVDMARAQLKKKQGFLRLAVEDA; this is translated from the coding sequence ATGAGTAACGATGCGCTTATCACTGCGCTTTCCCACTTGGTTTCAGAGGGGCGTAACCCAGACACTATGGATATCGATCTCCTTCCATCATTAGAGATCGTTAAGCGAATCAATCAACAGGATAAACTCGTTCCGCTAGCGGTAGAGAAGGTACTGCCCGAAATCGCACAAGCGGTCGATAAGATCACCGAGGCCTTCAAGGTCGGTGGTCGACTGGTATATATGGGCGCTGGCACCAGTGGTCGCCTAGGTATCCTAGACGCATCAGAGTGCCCTCCAACCTTCGGTGTATCTAGCGAGATGGTGGTTGGTCTAATAGCAGGTGGCCCTGAAGCTATCCTCAAGGCTAAAGAAGGCGCTGAAGATTCCCCAGAACTTGGTATTGCAGACCTTAAGGCTATCAACTTCTGCGATAAGGACGTCTTGGTAGGTATCGCTGCCAGCGGTCGCACCCCTTATGTCATAGGCGGTCTTGAATATGCCAATCAGATAGGGGCGACTAGCGTGTCTCTATCTTGTAATCCTGACTCTGCCATCGCTGAGGTGGCAAAGATAGCCATCAGCCCAGTGGTAGGCCCTGAAGCACTCACCGGCTCTACTCGCTTGAAGTCAGGTACCGCGCAGAAACTAGTGCTGAACATGCTAACCACCGCCAGCATGATTCGCCTCGGTAAGAGCTATCAAAATCTGATGGTAGATGTTAAAGCCACCAACGAGAAACTGGTGGCACGCGCCGCTCGCATCGTAATGCAGGCGACCGAGTGCGATAAAGAGCTAGCAACCTCTACCCTTGAACAAACGGACTATGATGTGAAATTAGCTATTTTAGTCATACTCACGGGTATGGACGTAGATATGGCAAGAGCTCAGCTAAAGAAGAAACAAGGCTTTCTTCGCCTCGCTGTCGAAGACGCATAA
- the ispH gene encoding 4-hydroxy-3-methylbut-2-enyl diphosphate reductase, protein MEILLANPRGFCAGVDRAISIVERALEMYQPPIYVRHEVVHNRFVVEGLKRRGAVFVEELSEVPDDNIVIFSAHGVSQAVRAEAKQRDLTVFDATCPLVTKVHMEVARASRKNIEVVLIGHAGHPEVEGTMGQYASETGGMYLVENPSDVETLEVNDPSNLHYVSQTTLSVDETADVIEKLREVFPEIQGPRKDDICYATQNRQDAVRTLASQVDVMIVVGSKNSSNSTRLKELAEKLGTPAYLTDCPEAVDGEWLVGKKKVGVTAGASAPEELVNNILDKVKSFSEGSVVEEVLGREENMFFEVPKELQIKEV, encoded by the coding sequence ATGGAAATCCTTCTAGCCAACCCACGTGGCTTTTGCGCTGGCGTTGATCGTGCGATCAGCATTGTAGAGCGCGCATTAGAGATGTATCAGCCACCTATCTATGTTCGACATGAAGTGGTGCACAACCGTTTTGTGGTTGAAGGACTTAAGCGTCGTGGCGCTGTGTTCGTTGAAGAGTTGTCTGAAGTGCCAGATGACAACATCGTTATCTTCTCTGCCCATGGTGTATCTCAGGCGGTACGAGCCGAGGCCAAGCAACGTGACCTGACTGTTTTCGATGCAACCTGTCCTCTAGTGACCAAGGTGCATATGGAAGTAGCTCGTGCCAGCCGTAAGAACATCGAGGTCGTGCTTATCGGTCATGCTGGTCACCCAGAGGTGGAAGGCACCATGGGTCAATACGCTAGTGAGACTGGCGGTATGTATCTGGTGGAAAATCCATCTGATGTGGAAACCCTAGAGGTAAACGACCCTTCTAATCTTCACTATGTAAGCCAAACCACCTTGTCGGTTGATGAAACCGCAGATGTTATCGAGAAACTGCGTGAGGTGTTCCCTGAGATCCAAGGGCCACGTAAAGACGATATCTGTTATGCCACTCAGAACCGTCAAGATGCAGTGCGTACTTTGGCAAGCCAAGTAGATGTGATGATAGTAGTGGGCTCTAAGAACTCTTCAAACTCGACTCGTTTGAAGGAACTTGCTGAGAAGCTGGGTACTCCTGCGTATCTCACTGACTGCCCAGAGGCCGTCGATGGTGAATGGCTAGTAGGCAAGAAGAAAGTTGGTGTTACCGCTGGTGCTTCTGCTCCTGAAGAGCTAGTAAACAACATATTAGATAAAGTGAAGAGCTTTTCTGAGGGTTCAGTGGTTGAAGAGGTACTTGGACGCGAGGAGAACATGTTCTTCGAGGTGCCAAAAGAGCTTCAAATCAAAGAAGTTTAG